The Kangiella marina genome window below encodes:
- a CDS encoding DUF58 domain-containing protein: MLGILVLILIASTNYQNNMGFMTGFILLAVGFLSVFYTFRNLKGIEVRCQKSGAVFATQDAVVRVQLVNNTKSQRLGVGVGLAKKSVIYLDVDEQAKSEGVIYLSTERRGLLDVPRIACTTMFPFGIFEAWSWVRTPYQILVYPKPLPCPEPLIASSSGIEEGQTREKGSEDFQSLRDYQAGDPIKQVMWKAYARERGLYSKEFEDYVGEHHTLTWDSVAHYDKELAISYLTDAVLAAEDSQNVYGLELPQQTIAKGQGAEHLHSCLKALALM; the protein is encoded by the coding sequence ATGCTTGGAATACTTGTATTAATTTTAATTGCCTCGACCAATTACCAAAACAATATGGGGTTTATGACGGGCTTTATTTTGCTCGCTGTCGGCTTTTTATCGGTTTTTTATACTTTTCGTAATCTCAAAGGAATTGAGGTGCGCTGTCAAAAGTCAGGGGCCGTCTTTGCTACACAGGACGCAGTGGTTCGGGTGCAGCTGGTCAACAACACTAAAAGTCAACGCTTAGGAGTGGGGGTCGGGCTAGCGAAGAAGAGTGTCATTTATCTTGATGTTGACGAGCAGGCTAAATCTGAAGGGGTGATATATTTGTCTACGGAGCGCAGAGGGTTGCTAGATGTGCCTCGTATTGCTTGCACAACCATGTTCCCTTTCGGCATCTTTGAAGCCTGGTCCTGGGTTAGGACGCCTTACCAAATATTGGTCTACCCTAAACCGTTGCCTTGCCCAGAGCCTTTAATCGCTTCGAGCTCAGGCATAGAAGAGGGGCAAACTCGAGAAAAGGGTAGTGAAGACTTTCAGAGCTTGAGAGATTATCAAGCTGGAGATCCGATAAAACAGGTGATGTGGAAAGCTTATGCTCGGGAGCGGGGGCTTTATAGTAAAGAGTTTGAGGATTATGTGGGTGAACATCATACGTTAACTTGGGACAGTGTCGCTCATTATGACAAGGAGCTTGCGATTTCTTATCTAACGGATGCGGTGCTAGCTGCGGAAGATAGCCAGAATGTCTATGGGCTTGAGTTACCGCAACAAACCATTGCTAAAGGGCAGGGTGCTGAGCATTTGCACTCTTGCTTAAAAGCGTTAGCCTTGATGTGA
- a CDS encoding MoxR family ATPase, translating into MNSPILPVLEQLNKVVLGKPFQVKLAVVCLLAKGHLLIEDLPGMGKTTLGQAMAKVFGLDFQRIQFTSDILPADIVGANIFDREKSAFEFHPGPVFSQLVLADEINRATPKAQSALLEAMEEQQVTVEGNTYELPNPFFVIATQNPTHQIGTYPLPESQLDRFLFKINLGYPDPELEKVLLKGESGRTKMATLESLLDLETLKKLQQQVSELTVTEHLLQYVMDLIQVTRQSPDFAHGLSPRAGLAIVSAAKAWAFVDGRDYVLPEDIQQVFVASARHRLQSIKTSSASTIELIKELMDDVAVPA; encoded by the coding sequence ATGAATTCTCCTATTTTACCGGTGCTAGAACAGCTCAATAAAGTGGTGTTAGGCAAGCCGTTTCAAGTAAAGCTTGCGGTTGTTTGCCTGTTAGCAAAAGGCCACTTGTTGATTGAGGACTTACCCGGAATGGGTAAAACCACGCTTGGACAAGCCATGGCCAAAGTGTTTGGTTTGGACTTTCAGAGAATTCAATTCACCAGTGATATACTTCCAGCAGATATTGTTGGAGCCAATATTTTTGATCGTGAAAAGTCCGCATTTGAGTTTCACCCGGGGCCAGTTTTTTCACAGCTGGTTCTAGCTGACGAAATTAATAGGGCGACTCCGAAAGCGCAGAGTGCTTTGCTTGAAGCAATGGAGGAGCAACAAGTAACGGTAGAGGGGAATACCTACGAGTTGCCAAATCCATTCTTTGTCATAGCAACACAGAACCCGACGCATCAAATCGGAACCTACCCATTACCCGAATCTCAGCTTGATCGGTTCTTATTTAAAATCAATTTAGGTTACCCAGACCCTGAGTTAGAAAAAGTTTTATTGAAGGGTGAGTCGGGTCGAACGAAAATGGCGACGCTGGAATCGCTGCTGGATTTAGAGACACTGAAAAAATTACAACAACAGGTTTCTGAATTAACCGTAACAGAGCACTTGTTGCAGTACGTTATGGACTTAATTCAAGTCACTCGACAAAGCCCTGATTTTGCTCATGGACTTTCTCCACGAGCGGGCTTAGCGATTGTTAGTGCTGCTAAAGCTTGGGCTTTTGTCGATGGTCGCGACTATGTCCTACCAGAAGATATTCAACAGGTCTTCGTTGCTTCAGCGCGTCATCGTTTGCAATCCATTAAAACGTCTTCTGCCTCTACCATTGAACTGATTAAAGAGTTGATGGACGACGTGGCAGTTCCTGCTTGA
- the fadJ gene encoding fatty acid oxidation complex subunit alpha FadJ, translated as MSDNTFFTLEHSDDGIAIIAIDLPGESQNVLKMEFIEELEPVIEQIKTDSSVKGLIIKSGKPGSFIAGADITMFGKMNTADDAEQLSAQGHQFFNTLEKLNKPVVAAIHGACLGGGLELALCCGGRVISDSPKTKLGLPEVQLGVLPGGGGTQRLPRLIGIAPSLDMMLTGKQLFPKQAKKLGLVDEVVPEANLMKAARQRIADLRKGKEKKTSFGSYFSVKGLQKLVLESNPVGRNIIFDQARKTVEKKTKGNYPAPKKIIECVDKGMSQGMKAGLAIEARNFGQLVVSPEAKALISVFFATTELKKDNGVDSDAEAVPLRKIGVLGGGLMGSGIAYVSVDKAKKQVRVKDVSPEGVNGALNYSWKLIAKKMKKRIVSESDARRTMSQLTGAVDYAGFKDTDMVIEAVFEDIELKHKMVKDVEENCSDKTIFATNTSSIPITKIAEGAKKPEKVVGLHYFSPVEKMPLVEIIATEKTEDWVIATCVELAKQQGKTPIVVNDGAGFYVNRILAPYINEAGILLNEGGAIEKLDKAMVHAGFPVGPITLLDEVGIDVATKVAPILEDAFGERMSTPKAFEKLKDDDRKGKKNKRGFYKYDGKSKSKEVDESVYAVLGVSPDKHVEGKEIAERGMLLMANEAARCLDEGIIRSARDGDIGAIFGIGFPPFQGGPFRYMDSLGIDHVVARLEHYQKLHGDRFAPADILVKMESNGESFHS; from the coding sequence ATGTCGGATAATACATTCTTTACACTGGAGCACTCAGACGACGGGATTGCTATCATTGCGATTGATCTTCCAGGAGAGTCACAAAACGTGCTCAAAATGGAGTTTATTGAAGAGTTAGAGCCAGTGATTGAGCAGATTAAAACGGATAGCTCAGTTAAAGGCTTAATCATTAAAAGCGGTAAGCCAGGAAGCTTTATTGCTGGAGCCGATATCACCATGTTCGGCAAGATGAACACAGCAGATGATGCTGAGCAACTATCAGCTCAAGGTCATCAGTTTTTTAATACCTTAGAAAAGCTGAATAAACCGGTTGTTGCTGCGATTCATGGTGCTTGCTTGGGTGGTGGTTTGGAGTTGGCCTTATGCTGCGGTGGCCGCGTTATTTCCGACAGCCCTAAAACAAAGCTCGGTTTACCGGAAGTCCAGTTGGGGGTTTTACCTGGCGGCGGCGGGACTCAGCGTTTGCCGAGACTGATTGGTATAGCGCCATCATTGGATATGATGTTGACCGGAAAGCAGCTGTTTCCTAAGCAGGCTAAGAAGCTTGGGTTAGTGGATGAGGTGGTGCCCGAAGCGAACTTGATGAAAGCGGCGCGCCAACGCATTGCTGATTTGCGTAAAGGTAAAGAAAAGAAGACCTCATTCGGTAGCTACTTTAGTGTTAAAGGCTTACAAAAGCTCGTTTTAGAGTCTAACCCTGTGGGCCGCAACATTATTTTTGATCAAGCTCGTAAAACCGTTGAGAAAAAGACCAAAGGCAATTACCCAGCACCGAAAAAGATTATCGAGTGTGTCGATAAGGGTATGTCTCAGGGAATGAAGGCCGGTTTGGCCATCGAGGCCCGTAATTTTGGGCAACTAGTCGTTTCACCTGAAGCTAAAGCACTGATCAGTGTTTTCTTTGCGACCACAGAGTTGAAAAAAGATAATGGTGTTGATTCTGATGCCGAAGCCGTTCCGTTGCGCAAAATAGGCGTTCTGGGCGGTGGCTTGATGGGCTCTGGCATAGCCTATGTGTCCGTCGATAAAGCGAAAAAACAAGTTCGTGTGAAAGACGTCAGTCCAGAGGGTGTGAACGGTGCCTTGAATTACTCTTGGAAGCTGATCGCTAAAAAGATGAAGAAGCGTATTGTCAGTGAGTCTGATGCTCGTCGCACCATGTCGCAGCTTACAGGAGCCGTAGACTATGCTGGCTTTAAAGATACCGATATGGTTATCGAAGCGGTATTCGAGGATATAGAGCTAAAGCACAAAATGGTCAAGGATGTGGAAGAGAACTGCTCTGATAAGACTATCTTCGCGACCAATACTTCTTCAATTCCAATCACCAAGATTGCCGAAGGGGCTAAAAAGCCGGAAAAAGTGGTTGGGCTGCATTATTTTTCTCCGGTCGAAAAAATGCCGCTGGTAGAAATTATTGCAACAGAAAAAACAGAAGACTGGGTTATCGCGACATGTGTTGAGCTTGCAAAACAGCAAGGCAAAACACCTATCGTGGTCAATGATGGCGCTGGTTTTTATGTTAACCGAATCTTGGCGCCATACATTAATGAAGCTGGTATTTTGCTCAATGAAGGGGGTGCCATTGAAAAGCTGGATAAAGCCATGGTACACGCCGGATTCCCGGTTGGACCTATTACCTTATTGGACGAAGTTGGTATAGATGTTGCGACCAAGGTAGCTCCTATCCTAGAAGATGCTTTTGGTGAGCGGATGTCGACACCTAAAGCTTTCGAAAAGTTAAAAGACGATGATCGCAAGGGTAAGAAAAATAAGCGTGGCTTCTATAAGTACGACGGTAAATCTAAAAGTAAAGAGGTCGATGAAAGCGTTTATGCCGTATTGGGGGTGAGCCCGGACAAGCATGTCGAAGGAAAAGAAATTGCTGAGCGTGGCATGTTACTGATGGCCAACGAAGCGGCACGTTGTTTGGATGAGGGAATCATTAGAAGTGCTAGAGATGGTGATATTGGTGCTATATTCGGTATTGGGTTCCCACCGTTTCAAGGAGGGCCATTCCGTTACATGGATAGCTTGGGTATTGACCATGTTGTGGCCAGACTTGAGCATTATCAAAAGCTTCATGGTGATCGGTTTGCACCAGCCGACATCTTAGTGAAAATGGAGAGTAATGGTGAGTCTTTCCACTCATAA
- the fadI gene encoding acetyl-CoA C-acyltransferase FadI, with translation MSESNASKTTKKTARSKKEDRVAIVSGLRTPFAKQATHFRGINAIEMGKMVVNELIQKTELDPKLIERVVFGQVVIMPEAPNIAREIVLGTPMNVHTDAYSVSRACATSFQSVASLAESIMVGDVSVGIAGGADSSSVVPIGVSKKLSLALVDLQKAKTMGQKLSILKTLRPKDLMPVPPAIKEYSTGLTMGQNAEQMARDRGITRQEQDELAHRSHTLAAQAWEAGKLDDEVMAAYVEPYTKEPLLRDNVVRYDSTLEGYAKLRPAFDRKYGTLTAANSTPLSDGAAAVVLMKESQAKALGYEPLGYIKSYAFAAIEADHDMLMGPSYATPKALKKAKLKLSDLDLIDMHEAFAAQTISNIQAFGSTQFAKEKLGQRTKIGDIDMDKFNVLGGSIAYGHPFAATGSRMITQTLHELKRRGGGLGLTTACAAGGIGAAMILEVE, from the coding sequence ATGAGCGAATCAAACGCTTCAAAAACAACGAAAAAGACAGCGCGAAGCAAGAAGGAAGATCGCGTTGCGATTGTTTCAGGGTTAAGAACACCGTTTGCTAAACAAGCTACTCATTTCAGAGGAATTAATGCGATTGAAATGGGAAAAATGGTGGTTAATGAACTCATCCAGAAGACAGAACTGGATCCAAAGCTGATTGAGCGCGTGGTTTTTGGACAAGTCGTGATCATGCCGGAAGCACCGAATATTGCTCGTGAGATTGTCTTAGGTACACCAATGAATGTGCATACGGATGCTTATTCCGTATCACGAGCATGTGCGACAAGCTTTCAAAGTGTTGCTAGCTTAGCCGAATCAATCATGGTTGGGGATGTATCGGTTGGTATCGCGGGTGGCGCTGACTCTTCTTCGGTCGTGCCGATTGGTGTCAGCAAGAAACTGTCTCTAGCGCTGGTTGATCTACAAAAAGCGAAAACAATGGGGCAAAAACTGTCCATTCTAAAAACACTTCGCCCTAAAGATTTAATGCCAGTACCACCGGCGATTAAAGAATACTCTACGGGTTTAACCATGGGGCAGAATGCTGAGCAGATGGCGCGTGATCGTGGGATTACTCGTCAAGAACAAGATGAGCTTGCGCATCGTTCACACACCTTAGCTGCACAAGCGTGGGAAGCGGGTAAATTGGATGATGAAGTGATGGCGGCTTACGTTGAGCCTTATACCAAGGAACCGTTGTTACGCGATAACGTGGTGCGCTATGACTCTACTTTAGAAGGGTATGCCAAATTACGTCCTGCTTTTGATAGAAAGTATGGCACCTTGACGGCAGCTAATTCAACACCGCTGAGCGATGGTGCGGCGGCTGTAGTCTTGATGAAAGAATCGCAGGCGAAAGCATTAGGTTATGAGCCTTTAGGCTACATTAAGAGTTATGCTTTTGCGGCCATTGAAGCGGATCATGACATGCTGATGGGACCTTCTTACGCAACGCCTAAAGCGTTGAAAAAAGCGAAGCTGAAGCTGAGTGATTTGGATTTGATTGATATGCATGAGGCTTTTGCGGCACAAACCATCTCCAATATCCAAGCTTTTGGCTCAACACAGTTTGCCAAAGAAAAGCTCGGACAGCGTACCAAGATTGGTGACATCGATATGGATAAGTTTAACGTGTTGGGTGGTTCTATTGCTTACGGGCATCCATTTGCTGCCACTGGTTCAAGAATGATCACGCAGACATTACATGAGTTAAAACGCCGTGGTGGTGGTTTAGGTTTAACCACGGCATGTGCCGCTGGTGGTATTGGTGCAGCAATGATTTTGGAGGTTGAATAA